The genome window atctagcacaatcggtcatcgggagtggtagccaaccttacgaggacaattgagtattaatagaggatcatccactctcggtattatgagaagaatatctcatgtgtttttgcttagacaaatccctagctaggataATTcaaattgaaagagaaagagttctccaagggaatccgattagagcaagactcgagtagaaaccgtatgggtctgatagcactataCCCGATATACAATCttagagatattagatggatgagagactatatgtaTACGGTAACCAAGGATAGactggtccaatggattggattcccctatatcgtctggggactgcgacgtagtggcatagtacatccacagtcgatgaattgagtgaattattatggagataataattcactgagccagaaggagttttgatatgtatgattcatgaccaacttgatattgggcttagaaggtcacacacatattgtaggcgttgcaatgagtagaggttcggatatgagatatccgtcggagctcatatcttattggatatccaataagcccatgaattattgattctatagatgagatccaataagagcctatgagagattattgaatagagatctaataatctaataggcttgggtagtcggatgaagatccaatacctaatagggcaagatctattagggttaagttgacagaggacctctataaataggagggaactagtggTTCTTGAGTTAAAGACTTTTttgttacctctcctattctcctccccttctcctcgttAGAGCAAGTCTGGGGTTTTAAtgggcatcgtcgtagccctactttgAGGATCACCACTACAAAGGAggtcgcttgacctccttcactcactCCTAAaggtctatagggattcagggatatatgatctctctatgtaacataatctttcgtatatgcagttttcgatttttacgtatcaatcttcgcacgacgacgaacacatatttgggaatttgaagtttttctttttctgttcttctgctgtatatgtgatgtcgccctcagaTTTCCTTACGGTCAGTTCCCTATAAATACATGTATTCttgtaaagaataaaaaaaatttgaaagtgaattttaataaaataactaCTTTGCTCTTTTTACAACAAAGAACAGAAATGGCAATTCATTTATTTTAATCATATATTATTATAGTGTCATAAGAATACTTTTTACGAAGTTAAGTTATATTATTCTATGagatttttaatgaggttttaaACCTTTAAATCATACATAAAAACATTATCGATAAGAATTATTTTACTATGAGAAAGGAAGCATTCGTTGAGAATCGTAGAAGACTAAAGGtcgataaataaataatatataaaaaaaagctaAACATTTGCTTGGTTTCGTATTTTTTATTAACATCTtcgaaagaaaattaaaattttcattatcgTATTAAAATCACTAAGTTATTCTTCTGTGTTTAAATTTCTCTTGCATTGTCGACTCTGTGGCCCAATGGATAAGGCGCTGGTCTACGGAACCAGAGATTCTGGGTTCGATCCCCAGCAGAGTCGTGtgaaatcaattttattttattaatttttttagtgaaattaataaaatttttggattaaattaaatatatatatattttttatttaaataaaagctgTCTTCTTACCTGGCCATATAGATTCATGGTCTGGCAGCACTAtgatttgagatgtgcaagcaggCCTTTCAAGGACTTCGCAACTGTTCAATGCAGCATAGGCCATAGGGTTTGCAAGATCTCAATGCAGCAAATTATGAGAGATAATggacatcatcacttgagcttcttGTATACACACAGCAGCTACCAACCAACCATTCGATGCTAGTCAATCATTAGAAGTTGTTTatcgatactttttttttttctatcgttTTGGCATTATAATGAGGATCGATGTATCACAGGAGCACTATCCAATACACGCTTCCAATGAGTGACCTAACAAGGATGCTCAGATCTCCATCGATAGCACTTTTGCCTTTGCCTAACAAGGATGTCCACCCCAACGATAGTAGATGACTTCTCGATCCTACCAATATAGACTTCTAAAGATAACTTGACATATGTCAGAGGGCACCATCTTGTATGACACCTTGTCGATATATTTATTGACGATCATAATTTCGAATGTGCACTATTGATTTATGCTCGTTTCTACGTCTTTGTAGATCCAATCCAGTGGATATGGCTTTAGATAAGGAATGATCTTGAGTCCAAGTTTTTATCATTAACTTATCGAGATTAAATTCTTTTGGATTTCAATGTTAATGATCGCATTTATGATCAAGCAATTTGGCCATGTTATTTGCCAAGGTAGAGGCAATTTTTATTGGAAAACATGCATTTTGATTGGAAAACAAACTCATTCCTCACCCTCCACACGCACCAAAGAAGACATGTAGCAACAACAGCACTATAGATCAACCCAGATTTATCACCAATCTACTTGTGTTATGATAGATACTGTTTCGATTGACGACGACTCATCGGATGTGATGCCACTTAGTAGAAGCTGAAACGGTGGAAAAGGGTTATAGCATGGATGCCGATTCGATTGGTTaaacatatgatttattatacggagatatatgatttatttctcTTTCACCTCCCTTCGTACATGAATCTCCTGCAGAGTGAGTACACAAAGAATGTCAAGTCGGCAGCAATCGCGTATAGTTATAATATTAAGCACTGCACCGGGAAGAAGCCCATCAACTGTGTTTGTCGAAGAATGCGATGAGGCCGTCGTAGACGACCTGCTTGGCATTCACCCCCATCACGAAGTCCAGATGTGCGTACTCCTTCACCAGCTGAGCCACGAGCTTGTCGGCGGCGTCATGGTTGCTGAGATCATTCAACAGCAGCTGCACGTCCTTCACGTCCGACAGCATGTCCCCGCCGCCGTAGCagagcagcagcggcaggtggTGTGGAATGTTGGACAAATGGTACTCGggtgggctgctctgcccatacgCAGCCATGTTGGCCGTACTGCTCCCGTGGTCGTATTTTGTTATCACTCCACGTCTGAATGCTGGGAGTACTCAAAGACAGGTAGGTATACAGACACTCTCTTGTGAGGAAGAAATCTAAGTAGCTAAAGtatatgatattttagatttgtaTCAGACTGACTGACTCTGTGAAAAATGGACGAGTGTCCTCACGGATGTAGGCTGGAGTTCATACTTCAAGTACTTGTCAACAGTGGAGTCATTGAGGCAGCAGTTTGGCCCTACATCCAAAGTGAGTGTGTGGGTGTGTGTTGCAGAACAAGGAAGGAAAAGCCAATACACATATATGTAAATTAATTGAAGACTAcaataataaatacatatatgattAAAGTCAAATCAAACTTATGTTGCCGGCGGAATATTATCACCGGAATAATTTGTACGTACCTGTTAATGATGCCATAAGGTCGTAGCAGTTCACCCCCGGCATAGCGCAGACCAACTCCAAAAACTTGGTTCCGACTGCCCTGCTTATCCATATTAGGGAACACACTTGAATTAGAAGAGCACATTTTCTTTTGACAACAAGAGGGATATGTTAGTTTATGTACCCTTTAGGATCAAATTCTGCCACTCCAAGCGCTCCCAACATCTGCATGAAAAAAAGCAAGAAAGCTATGACACAGCTCTGGACGTCGGAAAATTAAAGAGGAAGATAATGAATGATGTAGCTCCCTTGATGAGAAAAATCAATCGAGTGTCGTGAACTCGTTCTTACTTCTCCTGCGAATGCGCTGGCTGCAGCTCTTCCGATCGTAGTTGTCATGGAAGTCAGATAGGCCACCGGAGTCAAAAGGGCAGCTGACTTGATCTTATCCACCAGCTTCCCTTCAGAGAACGCTGATAGAGCAGTCAGAGTTCCCTGTAGCATCATCCAACGTCTGTCAGTTGTTGTAGTTGTAGTGGTGGCAGTAAGTAGCAGAACATACATACGAAGTAATTCAATGTGGAAGGAAGAATGATATGTATTGGCATTAAAGTAATTAAAAGAAAAGTCTCCTACCATGGAGTGACCGACATAGTGCAGCTTCTGCCCAGTTTTCTGGAATACGAAACCCACAGTAGCAGGCAAATCATAGCTGGCCAACTCATCCCATGACCACGCCCAATAAGCCTACCAGACAACAAAAGGATGATGCTCAATACATCATAATCAGCAACGTAGAGAAGATGACCAACCGTGTCTGATGTTTTGAGAGACTCATGGCGACGGCTCCACCTGGTGCCCCTGCCGTGTGTAATCCATACATCGAATCCGTTGTCTGCAAGTACGAAAGGCAGCGATTGTTGAGGTGGATTCAGTAGCCATGTCAACCCGTCCTGCCATCATTCATCGATcgtcaatcatcatcatcatcagaatgACGAAGAAGACAACGTaccctgcatgcatgcatgcatggcaacACATTCAGATTGCTTAAGGGAACGTACCGAGAGGACTCCATGTTGGAGCAGCACCGGCTGCCTCTTGCCCGCGctgccgcctcctcttccttgtgGGATCCTGTGCATGGTCAGTATGTACCCGTCTTGCGTCTTCACCTGCAAGAGACGCAACAAGCTTCAACCACTCATGCCATGCCCGCATAAATCATCAATCCACCCACGTTTATCTGCACTCCGCTACCTCATATTCTCGGCACTCGTAACCCCGAGGGCTCACCACGGCGGTGCACACCCCATCATCCGCCGCCTCGAGGCTTTGCACCAGCTGCCGTCTTCCGTGAGCTCCAGCCAGCTCGCCCTGGAAGCCCATGGAGAGGACGAAGAAGATGACGAGACGCCAGTTAAAGCAACGGAATCCCATGTTGGAGGTAAGCGAAAGGTGAGATCACCTCCTTCACCAAGGATTGGTCTTCTTACGGGGAGAAGGATGAGGAGGAAGTGGATGAAGGATGAGACCTCGTTCATGGCCTTCTTatagggcggaggaggaggaggaggaaggagatggcGAGGATGATCTGTGCAGGCAGTTGAAGGGTGGTGATATGTGATTCTCGCTACGTGTTAACGGCTCTCAAAAACTGGCATTTAATCCACCCAAATCTTATTCTATCAACACTTTAAGACATAACAAGTCATATAATTTTCATATTCCGTTGGtctaattttgttgttgttgttgttgttaatggTTTGTTGTTGTGACCTTTTTTCACTAACTCCACAAAAATTGAAAATTAGATTGCCGTTGtgtgaaatataaattattgagatAAATTTAAACTCTTCACCTCTACAGTTTATGACATGCTCTGCATTACATATTCCACCTAGCATATCTCTTAACGGTGATTTGCTAGTATAACCATGCACTACCCGATTGAAAGCAAACTGATAGTATGGTAAGCTTTCGTCTCATTTCTTTATGTGTCAAAGTTGTATCCTCGAAGGAGATGAACCATAGTGTTGTTTACTACCTCGGTCTGGCAATCAACTTATGGATGGAAGGCCGTGCTCCTCTTCGATTTAGCATCTATAGTGGTCCAAAGTGAACTCCAAAAGCAGCTCAAGAAATGCCCGTCATGGTCTAACACGATTGAACTTGAAAGATCAAAGTGTGTCCACATCTGTTAGAAGAATAATCGAGCTACTCCTCTGATTATTGTCTTCTTGTAAGGTATGAGCCCCACCATCTTTGAAAACCTATCGACCGCCACAAATAGATAGTCGTGTCCCCATTTCATCATAGGTAGACCTCTTAAGAAGTTTATAGATATTCTCTCCCATGATCATGATAGAACGGACAATGGAGTATACAACCCCGATTTTTATTTAGTTGGTTTTGAAGTGCTACAAAGGATGCATCCTCACATGAATTGAGCCAAGTCCTGCTACATCTAGGGCTAATAAACATATCATTACAGGTTCTCCAAGGTTTTGCTCATGCTGAAGTTTCCTACAACTTTTGTGTTGGAAAATCTAGAGGtgatatcacatgcacagtggaagaatagaaaacaaaaatcctcaaattttcTATAAATTGTGtttgtcatcatgcgaagattggtacacaaaattcATAAAACTAATAAGTACATACATGAAAGATTGTgtcacctaaggagatcgtatatccttgaatccctatagatctataggagtgggtgaaagaggtcaagcgttctcctctctagcggtgatccacatagtagaacTGTGACGATCCTCCTCGAATCTCtaggcctactatttgaggaggagaaagggagaggataATAGAAAGTGACagccaagagaagctctagcatatgaacctttggttccctcctatttacagaGCCCCCCTGTTAACTTAACCTtattggatcttgccctattgggtattggatctccatccaactacccaagcctcttagattagtagatctctatcgaataatctctcatttaatcttattggatctcaatcataggatccaataattcatgggcttattggatatccaataagataggggctccgacggatatctcatatctgaacctctactcatcgcaatgcttaccatatgcatgttatcctctaggcctaatatcaagctagtCATGAATCATACCAGTTAGAACTCTTTTTTGCTTGGTAAATTATTatatcaataataattcactcgattcatcgactgcgAACGTACTTGGCCACTATGCCgaagtcctcagacgatacaagagaatccaatccattggacttgtctatcctcggtTACcccatacctatagtctctcatccgtctaatatctcaaagactgtataccaggcatggtactgtcaagcccaaacagtttctactcgagtctcgctctaatcaaattctcccagaaaactctctctcaattcgaatgaccataacgagagatttgtctaagcaaaaacacatgggatattccttttataacaccgagagtggatgatcctctatcgacaatcaatagccctcgtaaggttgtctACAACCCCCGATgactggttgtactagatctggaacctctagacctataagtttgatatctaagagtggaatactcatacatgatatccttagtgtctcaagtctaagaaccaaatactctattgggactacaaaatcgttgtttgacaataagacatcatcaaccatccagcattctgtaagcagatcaattagtgaatttattctccaatgagcacatgtactgtacccctagtgtccccacatgagcaactatgagactagttgcatctatcatatggacgggtatacaacacactagtcaacACCCTAgtatatctggttatctcgatgtccctctcgagtgacttatgaccgggattatttaggatatgtgtttaaaggtgaatcggtctcattatcgtgatctcatcacgatccgattcccattacacagatccatagaaatcaatatatattaatgtatatatgtaataaacaatataaagtgataaaatatcaaataataataataagcaaaaagactacgtgtcaagtcatatgtgtcatcactcacgtgattgacttgcagggcacctatgactagcattttaaTGAGTATGCTTCTCGTATCTAATTCATACACAAATCTAAGTACCTGTGTAGAGCAGTCCTCCTCGGAGCATAAATTCTATATTAGTTATTGACTTTCTCTATGATGTCTTTGAACTCTAGGTCTTCCATGTACATGTCTACATCATTCTCATGAAAACTAGATATGACTTGCATATGCATGAAAAGTGATTGGAGGTCACGATAACATGTCAGCAAGCTTATTTCGTACTCTCTCTTTATACTTGATCACTGGGCTGAATG of Musa acuminata AAA Group cultivar baxijiao chromosome BXJ1-7, Cavendish_Baxijiao_AAA, whole genome shotgun sequence contains these proteins:
- the LOC108953350 gene encoding triacylglycerol lipase 2-like, which codes for MGFRCFNWRLVIFFVLSMGFQGELAGAHGRRQLVQSLEAADDGVCTAVVSPRGYECREYEVKTQDGYILTMHRIPQGRGGGSAGKRQPVLLQHGVLSDGLTWLLNPPQQSLPFVLADNGFDVWITHGRGTRWSRRHESLKTSDTAYWAWSWDELASYDLPATVGFVFQKTGQKLHYVGHSMGTLTALSAFSEGKLVDKIKSAALLTPVAYLTSMTTTIGRAAASAFAGEMLGALGVAEFDPKGAVGTKFLELVCAMPGVNCYDLMASLTGPNCCLNDSTVDKYLKYELQPTSVRTLVHFSQTFRRGVITKYDHGSSTANMAAYGQSSPPEYHLSNIPHHLPLLLCYGGGDMLSDVKDVQLLLNDLSNHDAADKLVAQLVKEYAHLDFVMGVNAKQVVYDGLIAFFDKHS